One segment of Colias croceus chromosome 15, ilColCroc2.1 DNA contains the following:
- the LOC123698099 gene encoding NADH-ubiquinone oxidoreductase 75 kDa subunit, mitochondrial has translation MLRQPLTRALALSSPSRVAPLAARQYAAQVQAQPEKVEVFIDDKPVYVPPGTTVLQAAAMVGVEIPRFCYHERLAVAGNCRMCLVEVEKSPKPVAACAMPVMKGMRVKTTSDLTKKAREGVMEFLLVNHPLDCPICDQGGECDLQDQSMAFGSDKSRFTDIHFSGKRAVEDKDVGPLIKTIMTRCIHCTRCIRFASEVAGVDDFGTTGRGTDMQVGTYVEKMFLSELSGNIIDLCPVGALTSKPYSFAARPWETRRIDSVDVLDPLGSNIVVATRTNEVLRILPRTNEEINEEWLSDKSRFACDGLKRQRLVSPMIADSRGNLTPVEWEDAIVAAAQAIRDCPPEKLVGVAGELADAESLVALKDLLNRLGSENVCTEKSFPLDGSGTDLRSSYLLNTKIANVEDADFVLLIGTNVRFEAPLLNARIRKAFVHKETDVAMVGPKVDLTYEYMHVGDSASIVKDLATGSSNHEVQRRLESAKRPVVILGADQLAGPEGAALLAHTQELALRLQEKLDDKDWKVLNVLQRTASQVAALDMGYKPGVGSLLKDARVVFLLGADAGVVNRDVLPKDCVVIYQGHHGDAGASASDIVLPGAAYTEKRGTYANAEGRAQQTLPAVTPPGKARDDWKILRALSEVLGSRLPYDNLDEVRDRLAQISPALVAYGDVQENNYFAQARALAQDLKKPVSGKLDVQLKQLEDFFMTDAISRASPTMAKCVQAVLKQKNSPY, from the exons ATGCTGCGCCAGCCGCTTACAAGGGCGCTTGCGTTGAGCTCTCCCAGCCGGGTAGCCCCGCTGGCAGCGCGACAGTATGCTGCTCAAGTACAGGCCCAACCAGAGAAGGTCGAAGTCTTTATAGATGACAAACCAGTTTACGTTCCACCTGGCACTACTGTTTTGCAG GCTGCAGCCATGGTTGGAGTTGAGATACCTCGATTCTGTTACCACGAGAGATTGGCAGTTGCAGGCAACTGTCGTATGTGTTTAGTTGAAGTAGAAAAATCGCCGAAGCCAGTAGCTGCTTGCGCCATGCCTGTCATGAAGGGCATGAGAGTAAAAACTACTTCAGATCTCACTAAGAAGGCTAGAGAGGGTGTTATGGAGTTCTTACTGGTGAATCATCCTCTAGATTGCCCTATCTGTGATCAAGGTGGTGAATGTGATCTGCAGGATCAATCCATGGCATTCGGGTCAGATAAGAGCCGATTCACTGACATACACTTCTCTGGAAAGAG GGCAGTGGAAGACAAAGATGTGGGTCCACTGATCAAGACAATCATGACTCGTTGCATTCACTGCACTCGTTGCATCCGTTTTGCCTCGGAAGTGGCTGGTGTCGATGATTTTGGTACTACTGGCAGGGGTACTGATATGCAG GTTGGAACATATGTAGAGAAGATGTTCCTTTCGGAGTTGTCCGGAAACATTATTGACCTGTGTCCCGTTGGTGCATTGACATCTAAACCTTACAGCTTCGCCGCTCGCCCCTGGGAGACTCGACGA ATTGACTCTGTAGATGTGTTGGACCCACTGGGTAGCAACATTGTAGTCGCGACACGAACCAACGAAGTTTTACGTATCTTGCCCAGGACTAACGAG GAGATCAACGAAGAGTGGCTATCCGACAAATCTCGCTTTGCGTGCGACGGCCTCAAGCGGCAGAGACTCGTGTCACCAATGATAGCTGATAGCCGCGGAAACTTGACCCCTGTGGAATGGGAAGACGCTATTGTGGCCGCTGCTCAGGCTATCAGGGACTGTCCACCGGAgaag TTGGTGGGCGTAGCCGGTGAACTAGCTGATGCCGAATCATTAGTAGCCCTGAAAGATCTTCTAAACAGGCTCGGCAGTGAGAATGTATGTACAGAGAAAAGCTTCCCGTTGGATGGATCTGGTACCGATCTGCGGTCTTCGTACCTGCTGAACACTAAGATTGCAA ACGTGGAAGACGCAGATTTCGTGCTACTAATCGGTACGAACGTGCGTTTCGAAGCGCCGCTGTTGAACGCACGCATCCGCAAGGCGTTCGTGCACAAGGAGACTGATGTAGCGATGGTGGGGCCCAAGGTCGACCTCACTTATGAGTATATG CACGTCGGCGACTCAGCGTCCATAGTAAAGGATCTAGCGACCGGTTCTTCCAACCATGAAGTCCAGCGTCGTCTGGAATCTGCCAAGCGACCAGTGGTCATACTTGGAGCTGATCAATTGGCTGGACCTGAAGGTGCTGCTCTGTTGGCTCATACACAGGAGCTAGCACTGCGTCTGCAGGAGAAATTGGACGATAAGGACTGGAAG GTCCTGAACGTGCTCCAACGTACCGCGTCCCAAGTGGCTGCTCTAGATATGGGCTACAAGCCGGGCGTGGGCTCGCTGCTGAAGGACGCACGTGTGGTGTTCCTGCTCGGAGCTGATGCGGGCGTGGTCAATAGGGACGTCCTGCCTAAGGACTGCGTGGTCATCTACCAGG GTCACCACGGCGACGCGGGCGCGTCCGCATCGGACATCGTGCTCCCGGGCGCGGCGTACACGGAGAAGCGCGGCACGTACGCGAACGCGGAGGGGCGCGCGCAGCAGACGCTGCCGGCCGTCACGCCGCCGGGGAAGGCGCGCGACGACTGGAAGATCTTGCG TGCTCTATCGGAAGTGCTAGGATCCCGTCTCCCATACGACAACCTGGACGAAGTCCGCGACCGGCTCGCGCAGATCAGTCCCGCGCTAGTTGCTTATGGAGATGTGCAGGAAAACAACTATTTCGCTCAAGCACGTGCGCTTGCGCAG
- the LOC123698127 gene encoding elongation factor 1-beta', translating to MAFGDVKSAQGLSELNQYLAEKSYISGYTPSQADVQVFNEVGKAPAASLPHALRWYNQIASYTPAERKAWAEGVSPLKAGGKPTTAPAAKDDDDDDDVDLFGSGDEEEDAEAARIRDERLKAYADKKSKKPVLIAKSSVILDVKPWDDETDMAEMEKLVRSIEMEGLLWGASKLVPVGYGIKKLQIMSVIEDDKVSVDLLTEKIQEYEDFVQSVDIAAFNKI from the exons ATGGCTTTCGGAGACGTTAAATCTGCACAAGGTCTCAGTGAATTGAACCAATATTTGGCTGAGAAAAGTTACATATCTGG ATACACTCCATCTCAAGCCGATGTTCAAGTATTCAATGAAGTAGGCAAAGCGCCCGCTGCCAGCCTGCCCCACGCCCTTCGTTGGTACAACCAGATCGCCTCATACACACCAGCAGAACGCAAGGCATGGGCTGAAGGAGTGAGCCCCTTGAAGGCCGGCGGCAAACCTACTACAGCACCTGCAGCCAaggatgatgatgatgacgatgatgTTGATCTATTCGGATCTGGAGATGAGGAagag GATGCAGAAGCAGCCAGAATTCGCGATGAACGTTTGAAAGCATATGCTGACAAAAAATCAAAGAAGCCTGTCCTCATTGCCAAATCCTCAGTAATCCTGGATGTTAAACCTTGGGATGATGAAACAGACATGGCTGAAATGGAAAAACTTGTCCGCTCTATCGAAATGGAAGGTCTCCTTTGGGGTGCCTCCAAACTCGTCCCAGTTGGTTATGGTATTAAGAAACTACAGATCATGAGTGTCATTGAAGACGACAAAGTATCAGTTGATCTGTTGACTGAAAAGATCCAAGAATATGAAGATTTCGTCCAATCTGTAGATATTGCTGCTTTCAACAAAATCTAA
- the LOC123698122 gene encoding erlin-2-like translates to MADQSSILALFILAVGVTVHFSLHKVEEGHLGVYYRGGALLPVTSQPGFHMMVPLLTSFKAIQTTLQTDEVKNVPCGTSGGVMIYFERIEVVNKLEPSSVLDVVRNFTADYDKTLIFNKVHHELNQFCSAHTLHEVYIDLFDQIDENLRTALQNDLNEMAPGLKVQAVRVTKPKIPEAIRKNYELMEAEKSKLLIAAQHQKVVEKEAETARRKAIIEAEKEAQVAKIQYEQKIMEKESLQKIELIEDSIHKAKQQTKAEAEYYNLKKQAEANKMLLTKEYLELKKYEALAVNNKIYFGSDIPNMFLQANVGETNLPKSAIVE, encoded by the exons ATGGCAGATCAGTCATCAATTTTGGCGCTTTTTATCTTAGCGGTCGGTGTGACCGTTCACTTTTCATTGCATAAAGTTGAGGAAGGACATCTAGGGGTTTACTATAGG GGTGGGGCATTACTTCCAGTAACAAGTCAGCCTGGTTTTCATATGATGGTACCTTTACTTACATCTTTTAAAGCAATAcag ACAACTCTTCAAACTGATGAAGTAAAAAATGTACCCTGTGGTACAAGTGGAGGTGTaatgatatattttgaaaGGATAGAAGTTGTGAACAAATTGGAACCCAGCAGTG TACTGGATGTAGTTCGTAACTTCACAGCAGATTATGACAAGACCCTAATATTCAACAAGGTGCACCATGAGCTAAATCAGTTCTGCAGTGCACACACATTGCATGAGGTGTACATTGATTTGTTTGATCAAATTGACGAAAATTTAAGAACT GCTCTACAAAATGATCTCAATGAAATGGCCCCTGGTTTGAAAGTACAAGCTGTAAGAGTTACAAAACCCAAGATACCAGAGGCAATTAGGAAAAACTATGAGTTGATGGAGGCAGAGAAATCAAAACTGCTCATTGCAGCCCAGCACCAAAAG GTTGTTGAAAAAGAAGCTGAAACAGCTCGACGTAAAGCCATCATAGAGGCAGAAAAGGAGGCACAAGTTGCAAAAATCCAGTACGAACAAAAGATCATGGAAAAAGAATCTCTACAAAAGATTGAACTCATAGAAGATAGTATTCATAAGGCTAAGCAGCAGACAAAGGCTGAGGCggaatattataatctcaagAAGCAAGCAGAAGCCAACAAAATGTTACTGACTAAAGAATATTTAGAGTTGAAGAAATATGAAGCTCTCGCTGTCAATAACAAGATATACTTTGGCAGTGATATTCCTAACATGTTTTTGCAAGCCAATGTTGGTGAAACGAACCTCCCCAAAAGTGCTATAGTTGAATGA